AGTCAAAAAGACATAATAGGTGTTGTTGAGGGTGTAGAgaaaattggaaccctcatacattacTGCTAGGAATATAGAATTTTGggggaaattttagaaaatagtgTTTTGCAGTTCCTGAAAAGGTTAAACATGGAGTtgccatatgacctagcaattccactcctaggcagtgcaatattccatggtatgtatataccacattttgtttattcatctgttgatggacacttgggtttcTTCTACGTCTTGGCTGCTGTGGAtattgctgctgtgaacatgggtgtgcaaatatttcttcaaggTCTTGCCTTCAGTTCTTTGGGATGTATACCcaggaattttaaaagaaaattttgggaGACTTCTCATTTTGCTGATTGCATAGAGTGGTATTACTGTATTTCCTATCAGATCCTGCTTTGTTTAACTGGGCATCAGGGCCgggcgtcgtggctcacacctgtaatcccagcactttgggaggccgaggcgggtggatcatgaggtcaagagatcgagaccatcctggtcaatatggtgaaaccccgtctctactaaaaatacaaaaatgagccaggcatggtggtgtgcacctgtagtcccagctactcggaagctgaggcaggagaattgcctgaacccaggaggcgggggttgcggtgagccaagatcgcgccattgcactctagtctgggtaacaggagcgaaactcccatctcaaaaaaaaaaaaaaaagcaacaaacaacaacaacaacaaaaaactgggcATCAGGAGTGTTTCATAACTtaggggtattttttttttctgtcaagacagggtctcgctttgttacccaggctagagtgcagtggtgtgaacatggcttactgcagcctcaatctcccaggctcaagcaatcctcccacatcagcatcagccccccaagtagctgggactacaggtgcatgccaccacacttggctaattttttgtagaaagtgatcagcccactttggcctcgcaaagtgctgagattacaggtgtgagctactctGCCTGGCAGGAGTAATATTTTTGATTGTTGTTCATGTGTTTTGGAAATTTCCTTGAGGTTCAAGTAATTTGGGGAGATGATCTGGATCTTTCCTTTAACTGCATTTTTTAGTTTATTGTCAAAGCCTATAGTTTGtaccataaaaataaagtaatacgaGGAAGAGAAATTAATGGTTTCACTGAGGGGTTTGAGTAtatatgtgtttaaaataatgtttacttgtggccgggtgcggtggcccatgcctgtaattccagtgctcttgggacgccaaggtgggtggatcacttgaggccaggagttcaagaccagcctgggcaacatggtgaaaccccatctctattaaaaatataaaaattagcttgacatggtggtgggtgcctgtaatcccagctactcagaggctgaggtgggagggtcattttaacctgggaggtggaagctgcagtgagttgagattgtgccattgcactttagcctaggtgacagagtgagactctgcctcaaaataataataataaaatgtgtgcTTGGGATTGAAGcctagttataaaaaaaaaagtttacttgaCATTGAAGCCTagttataataaaacaaaacaataaaataatgtttatttacaTGGAAAAGAAACTAGTGATTCAATTCAATACTGGTtgtagtgggggaaaaaaaaatcgaGATTGTAGTGGTTTTCTTATTGTCtaatccaagtttttttttttttttttgggatggagttttgctcttgttacccaggctggagtgcaatggtgcgatctcggcttaccgcaacctctgcctcctgggtttaggcaattctcctgcctcagcctcctgagtagctgggattacaggcacgcgccaccatgcccagctaattttttgtatttttagtagagacagggtttcaccatgttgaccaggatggtctcgatctcttgacctcgtgatccacccgcctcggcctcccaaagtgctgggattacaggcgtgagccactgcgcccggccttataaCCCAAGTTTATATGAAAAGCAAGTGAAAGTCTAGTGGAACAGGAGTTGTTTAGCTTATTTCCTTACTTTTGTGTTACGTGGTATCATAAATAATTCCTGTGGTTGAACTAATGGACATATCTTTACAGTGGAATATTGTGCCAGTGTTAAAATGGAGGAGTATTGATCTGTAAAGTTGGTCTATGATGTAGAGATGTAAGGGATGTGTATGTGTAGATAGAGAAAATATCTGGAAAGATATGTAAATGGAGGTGTTAGTTATATCTGTGGGGTAGTATAAGAacattaattatttcaatttttttaatgacgAGTCTTTTAGATAATTAACTGTATACCAAGTAATAATATGTACCAAGTTATTTAATTCTGTTATTTAGTAATTTTGATTAAGAGAAACTAAAAGTAGCTCAAACAATTACACTAGTATTCATTGTTTGAATCGTTAGCAGGAATAGACTACTTTAAGGCTGGATGATGCTTTACATAGGTTACTTTAGATAACTGTTTACTACTTTTTCATAGATAAAGTCCCTGACCTTCATGGAAGCATCAggggaaaaacatttttattcctttcttttttttttttttttttttgagatggagtttctctcttgttacccaggctggagtgtaatggcgcgatctcggctcaccgcaacctccgcctcctgggttcaggcaattctcctgcctcagcctcccgagtagctgggattacaggcacacgccactatgcccagctaagtttttgtatttttagtagagacggggtttcaccttgttggccaggatggtctctatctcttgacctcatgatccacctgcctcggcctcctttctttctttagagaACTTTTTTCCTTCCACTTGAGTTAAGAGAGAAAAAGTCAGCAATGTTGCTTGAgctaaaaggcataggaaaacaGACACCACATATCCATTATATTTCTATGAAATatgaagtgaaagagaaaatctttctttttttaatgtccttttgaaaagataaaagctTTAGGTAAGTTGTAAGTCTGTATAAAGAAGCTAGATTTGCTGCACTCCAAGATGTGAATAAACCTGctatgtaatatacagaaatcatTTACTGCCtgaaaaattataagaatataaCTTGAGCCTTGCTAAAGCTTCATATTCCGTGAGGGCATCTAAAATGCCAGTCTATGGAACAGGCACTTCTTTCTCCTACTCCTCTCCATTCATGTCATAGTTTTCATGGATTTCTGGCTGATGTCGCAAATAGGCCAAGAGGCTATCCAAGCTTCACCCCTGTTTGCCAGAAGTCGGTCTGCAGGCTGGTCCTCTTCTCCTGGGCTTCCTATGCCACTTGAGTGCTGCAGCTACTTTGAGATTCCAGGACTGTGGTTTCCTTGGCCTGgacctctttctccctctgcagGTGGTACTATTAAGTTTCACCCTCAGCTGCTGCTTtgatctgcttcagcctcttggtCTTTTGCTCATGGCCTTTGGGTACCTTCTCAGTGGCACATTTCTCAGCCTGTAGCAGCTGCTGGAGCCCCTGAGACTGACTGGTCATGGTGGCGGTGACTCTGAGACTGAGGCAAGCAGCCTGAATCAGCTGAAAGGTGCATTGGGGCAGCTTAGGTGGCTGCCCACAATTTGTGCCTCAGTATTTTTTTgttggttgatttttttaaaaaaattatttattttttgagacagagtctcattttattgaccaggctggagtagtacagtggtatgattttggctcaatgcaacctttgcctcctgggttcaagtgattctcatgcctcttgagtagctgggattacaggtacatgccaccacgtctggttaatttttgtatttttagtagagatggggtttcaccatgttggccatgctggtctcaaactcctggcctcaagtgatctgcctgtctcagcctcctaaagtgttggtattatagctgtgagccaccatgcctcaagcaatcctcccagctcagcctctggagtagttgggactacaggtgcataccaccatgcttggcagtgtgtatgtgtgtgtgtgtgtcaggccggacgtggtggtgcacgcctgtaatccaagcactttggaggccaaggcgggcagatcacctgaagtcgggagttcaagaccagcctgaccaacatggtgaaaccccgtctttaaaaaaaaaaaaaaaaaaaaaaaaaaaaaggatgtgcgtgcgtgtgtctgtgtatgtgtgtgtgtaaaagacagagtcttgcaatgttgcccaggctggtctggcctcaagcaatcttctgcctcaagcgatcttcctgccgtttgccttggcccctcaaagtgctgggattacaggaatgcacctctgtgcctggtcaatttttttttaataatgaccaaatatatacattttataattgggAAATTTATAATTAGGAAATTTAGTTTATGGAGGAAAATCTCGTTTTTCTATCTGTCACAGAAATACGATGATCTACTTTGTATGCTTGTTTGAATGCTTAAAAGAGTGAACTGATCTATTTTtaggaaaagcattttaaaaatatttgtactaTAATTGTAAGGTGGTGATAATATTGTGGCCATTACTTCTGTTTCATTATTCACCAGTTAATAAATAAACACCTTGTTTTTTAGAGAGGACATGTACTCCCAGGATTCCATAGATCTTCTTGCTAACTCAGGACTGCAGTTTCAGAAGCATGAAGAGGAAGGGATTGACACGCTGCACTTTGCAGAGCTGCTTATGACATCGGGAGTGGTTCTCTGTGACAATGTCAAATGGCTTTCATTTCATAGGTCAGTCTTAGGGAATGTGTATTTCTCTCTCACTTTGGGCTACACTGGAGCAGGGAATTGAATTCTTAGTTTTTGAAGTCTTATTTCTTGAAGTTATTTTTGAAGTCCTAGTGATTGTTCTGTTGATCAGCAGCAGTCAGAAGTTGAATTGGTACTTGTTGCCCATGTTTCAGTTTTTCAGAAAACACTGGAGCTCATACTGGTTTACTTCACACAGTATTTGGCTCTGTCATGTGGCTATCAGTGGGTCTAATTCCAAGTGGGAATATGGAGGGTGGAGAGGATCACAGCACTTGGTTATCTTTTAAGTAGCTATCCTGGAGTTTCTTAGGTACCTGAAAGCCAGATTCTCCTTATTTTACCTTCTGAGTACTTTTGGATTTTTGGTGAATTGAATCCACAACTACAAACCCTTGGGTACTTTTTTATATCTCCCATATTACTCTGTTAGGTTGTTATTAGAAAGTTCAgattataggctgggcacggtggctcacacctgtaatctcagcaccttggaaggctgaggtgggtggatcactggaggtcagtagttcaagaccagcatggccaccatggtgaaaccctgtctgtactaaaaatacaaaaattagccaggcatggtggcgggcacctgtagtcccacctgcttgggaggttgaggcagggagaattgcttgaacccaggaggcagaggttacaatgagctgagattgtgccactgcacttcagcctgggtaacagagcgagactatgttaaaaaaaaaaaaattcagattataGTATGATAAACTTTACTCAGGAAACGTTAAAGTTTCTGACATGAAGTagctttgagaaataaaatggttggtagttttgagaaataaaatggttGAACACTGGGGCCTGATAACTGCTGCTTTTTTAACCTCGGTGGCTTATTCTCTCCTTGTAGTGGCTATGATTTTGGCTATATGGTAAAGTTGCTTACAGATTCTCGTTTGCCAGAAGAGGAACATGAATTCTTTCATATTCTGAATCTTTTCTTCCCGTCCATTTATGATGTGAAATACTTAATGAAGAGTTGCAAAAATCTTAAggtatatgttatttttttaataccagaaataaaaataaggacaGAAAAAAAGCTGACTTTGCTTTATTGTTGTGTGTTCAGCATGCATTATTGAGTACTAGATgccagtgtggtggtggacaGGGTATAACAGCCGATCTCACAGATACTTGTGTGGTAACAATCTTTAACCTGGCCATGAAGGGAACCCTCTGCTTCTGTCATCCTAAGGCAGGCATTCTTCACTCGAGCCCCATGAACCTAGTGAAAAGGTATAAATGCAGTTTATTAGGGATGGGGTCTGTGGTGTAACAGATTCTCAGAGGGGTTTTTAACCCTAGAAAGTTTTAGAACTTGGTACCCTAATAAATTGTTGACATAGAGCTTTGCTGTCTAAAATTAGAGTGGGATTTACTGGTTCCTCAACCTTGCAGTTCTGATTTTGAAGGCAGAGATCTGGCAAAATTAACAAcatagaaaggaaaggaggaaaacgTAGAATGTAGCACGATCTATCAtttggaaaaagggaagaaaagagctaAAAAGAGGAAACTAAGGCCTGCTAAGTAAATGGACTGTCCCCACTTCTTGCCAGAATTTAGTGAACTCATAACTGGACTTAGTTGACTCCAGTAGAGGCATGTTGGGTCTGTaatattatctttgttttccttACAACTTCAGGGAGGTCTTCAGGAAGTTGCTGATCAGTTGGATTTGCAGAGGATTGGAAGGCAGCACCAGGCAGGCTCAGACTCACTGCTGACAGGAATGGCTTTCTTTAGGATGAAAGAGGTAAGCTTCCTTGAATGTGATCACCTATTGGTAGTAATTTGCTGAAGGCTAAGAATTTAGTGGTGGGTGGTCTGTGTGGgctcaggtttgtcaaacattgatttttttttttttttgaggtgaagtctcactcttgtcgcccaggctggagtgcagtggtgcaatctcagctcattgcaacctctgcctcctgggtttaagtgattcttgtgcctcagcctccaaagtagctgggattataggtgcccgccaccatgcctggctaattttttgtatttttagtagtgacggggtttcacaatcttggcctgaactcctgatctcatgattcatctgcctcggcctcccaaag
This Callithrix jacchus isolate 240 chromosome 2, calJac240_pri, whole genome shotgun sequence DNA region includes the following protein-coding sequences:
- the CNOT8 gene encoding CCR4-NOT transcription complex subunit 8 isoform X2 yields the protein MYSQDSIDLLANSGLQFQKHEEEGIDTLHFAELLMTSGVVLCDNVKWLSFHSGYDFGYMVKLLTDSRLPEEEHEFFHILNLFFPSIYDVKYLMKSCKNLKGGLQEVADQLDLQRIGRQHQAGSDSLLTGMAFFRMKELFFEDSIDDAKYCGRLYGLGTGVAQKQNEDVDSAQEKMSILAIINNMQQ